In Aliamphritea ceti, a single window of DNA contains:
- a CDS encoding FAD assembly factor SdhE: protein MYTEEDVRRLKWQSRRGMLELDVLFVPFVEEAFSDLDETDKDSFVKLLTCEDTDLFVWMMEREEPSDPDLKRIVRIILDRVQPAAS, encoded by the coding sequence ATGTATACAGAAGAAGATGTGCGACGTTTAAAGTGGCAAAGCCGGCGCGGTATGCTGGAGCTTGATGTTCTGTTTGTGCCATTTGTTGAAGAAGCTTTTTCTGATCTTGATGAAACTGATAAGGATAGCTTCGTTAAACTGCTTACCTGTGAAGATACGGATTTGTTTGTCTGGATGATGGAGCGGGAAGAGCCTTCTGATCCGGATTTAAAGCGCATCGTTCGAATAATTCTTGACCGTGTTCAGCCCGCAGCAAGTTGA
- a CDS encoding protein YgfX produces MFSPQQVELTPSRRLGAVFFGLALMTAYSLWLVMMPWFVYVLLYPVLFVLLNRWRRRYVSLEKENSVLRLRWQAKERTLDLRLQSGQWLNVTEIEQRVIWPWLTGLRVRVEHPEIQVLNILVLPDSVASRGQYRQFRVMCRFARVRNTQAETGIL; encoded by the coding sequence GTGTTCAGCCCGCAGCAAGTTGAGCTGACCCCTTCACGTCGGCTCGGAGCGGTGTTCTTTGGGCTGGCGTTAATGACTGCTTATAGTCTTTGGCTGGTCATGATGCCCTGGTTCGTTTATGTACTATTGTATCCCGTCTTATTTGTGCTGTTAAACAGATGGCGGCGTCGTTATGTTTCATTAGAAAAAGAAAATTCTGTTTTGCGGTTACGTTGGCAGGCGAAGGAGCGGACGTTAGATTTGCGTCTGCAATCAGGTCAATGGCTGAACGTAACAGAAATAGAGCAACGAGTGATCTGGCCCTGGCTGACCGGCCTGCGCGTCAGGGTTGAACATCCGGAAATACAGGTTCTAAATATACTGGTATTACCGGATTCAGTGGCTTCACGAGGGCAGTACAGGCAGTTCAGAGTGATGTGCCGGTTTGCACGGGTACGTAATACGCAGGCAGAAACCGGTATTTTATAG
- the nadB gene encoding L-aspartate oxidase: MGKEFQYDVLIIGSGASGLGLALQLSDQYKIAVLSKADLTSGSTYQAQGGIAAVLDNTDTPQAHIDDTMTAGVNLSRPDAVSFTVEQGKSSIDWLIEQGVPFTQQDGEYHLTKEGGHSHRRIIHSADATGQAIQQTLIQRAAESANIDLFEDCIAVDLITRRKLNLASNACIGAYVLNNKTEKVDVFKARSVVLATGGASKAYLYTSNSDGASGDGIAIAWRAGCRVSNLEFNQFHPTCLYHPQAKSFLITEAVRGEGGKLLLPNGRRFMDKFDARGELAPRDIVARAIDHEMKRLGSDCLFLDISHKPEAFIKQHFPTIYERCLSYGIDITKQPIPVVPAAHYTCGGIMTDKHGCTDIEGLYAVGETAFTGLHGANRLASNSLLECIVYASSAAQHISQTLKESCELPEIPGWDESQVTDSDEDVIIAHNWDELRRFMWDYVGIVRTDKRLQRAKHRVDLLQQEITDYYSNYKISRDLLELRNLAVVADLIIRCAMLRKESRGLHYTLDYPDTHAEPRDSILTPVNYDW; the protein is encoded by the coding sequence ATGGGTAAAGAATTTCAATACGACGTTTTAATTATTGGCAGCGGTGCGTCAGGTCTTGGCCTGGCACTACAACTGTCAGACCAATACAAGATCGCCGTATTGAGCAAAGCTGACCTCACCAGTGGCTCAACCTATCAGGCACAGGGAGGTATCGCTGCAGTACTCGACAACACAGACACACCTCAGGCACATATTGACGACACTATGACCGCCGGTGTAAATCTAAGCCGCCCTGACGCCGTAAGCTTTACCGTAGAACAGGGCAAAAGTAGCATCGACTGGTTAATTGAACAGGGTGTGCCCTTTACCCAACAGGATGGTGAGTATCATCTGACAAAAGAAGGTGGCCACAGCCATCGCCGTATTATTCATTCGGCAGACGCTACTGGGCAAGCTATTCAGCAAACCCTGATTCAACGAGCAGCTGAAAGCGCAAATATTGACCTGTTTGAAGACTGTATAGCTGTTGACCTGATTACCCGGCGTAAACTTAATCTGGCGAGTAACGCCTGCATCGGCGCTTACGTACTAAACAACAAAACCGAAAAGGTCGACGTATTTAAAGCTCGTTCCGTTGTACTTGCCACCGGCGGCGCAAGTAAAGCCTACCTTTACACCAGTAATTCTGACGGTGCTTCCGGCGATGGTATTGCAATAGCATGGCGAGCAGGTTGCAGAGTCAGCAACCTCGAATTCAATCAATTTCACCCAACCTGTTTGTACCACCCTCAGGCCAAGTCATTCCTGATCACTGAAGCAGTACGGGGCGAAGGCGGTAAATTATTATTGCCCAATGGCAGACGCTTTATGGATAAGTTTGATGCCCGTGGAGAGTTAGCTCCCCGGGACATTGTTGCCAGAGCAATAGACCATGAAATGAAACGGCTTGGCTCTGATTGCTTATTTCTGGATATTTCGCATAAGCCGGAAGCATTCATCAAACAGCATTTTCCGACTATCTATGAGCGCTGCCTGAGCTACGGCATAGACATTACGAAACAACCGATTCCCGTGGTGCCTGCCGCTCACTACACATGTGGCGGCATCATGACTGACAAACACGGCTGTACAGACATCGAGGGACTGTACGCAGTTGGCGAAACAGCATTTACCGGGTTGCACGGAGCAAACCGCCTTGCCAGTAACTCCCTGCTTGAATGCATTGTTTATGCATCTTCTGCTGCTCAGCATATAAGCCAAACATTAAAAGAAAGTTGCGAATTACCAGAAATTCCCGGTTGGGATGAATCTCAGGTTACCGATTCGGACGAAGATGTAATCATTGCTCATAACTGGGATGAGCTGCGCCGTTTTATGTGGGATTACGTCGGTATAGTACGAACCGATAAACGATTACAGCGAGCTAAACACAGGGTGGATTTGTTACAACAGGAAATCACCGACTATTACAGCAACTATAAGATCAGCCGTGACTTACTTGAATTACGTAATCTGGCTGTGGTTGCTGATCTGATTATCCGCTGCGCGATGTTGCGCAAGGAAAGCCGTGGCCTGCACTATACACTGGACTATCCAGACACCCATGCAGAACCACGCGACAGTATTCTTACCCCGGTCAACTACGACTGGTAA
- the rpoE gene encoding RNA polymerase sigma factor RpoE, protein MSSESQASVDQRLVERVQAGDKTAFDLLVKKYQHKIIGLIGRYVYDHHEAMDVSQEAFIKAYRALPKFRGDSAFYTWLYRIAINTAKNHLVAKGRRPPDMDVDVDDAHQLESGRGLRDIENPENNLYRDELSQIVRRTLDKLPEDLRAALSLREFEGLSYEDIANIMDCPVGTVRSRIFRAREAIDKEIAPFIQ, encoded by the coding sequence ATGTCTAGCGAAAGCCAAGCATCGGTTGATCAGAGGTTGGTTGAGCGGGTTCAAGCGGGTGATAAGACCGCCTTTGATCTGTTGGTTAAAAAATACCAACATAAGATTATTGGCCTTATTGGTCGTTATGTATACGACCATCATGAGGCAATGGATGTTTCACAGGAAGCATTTATTAAAGCATATCGTGCGTTACCTAAGTTTCGCGGCGATAGTGCGTTTTATACATGGCTGTACCGGATAGCTATCAACACTGCTAAGAACCATCTGGTTGCTAAGGGCCGGCGTCCACCCGATATGGATGTGGATGTTGATGATGCTCATCAGTTGGAAAGTGGCCGGGGTTTAAGAGATATTGAGAATCCGGAAAACAACTTATACCGAGATGAGTTGTCACAGATTGTAAGAAGGACATTAGATAAGCTCCCTGAAGATTTACGCGCAGCTTTATCGTTGCGTGAGTTTGAAGGACTGAGCTATGAAGATATCGCGAATATTATGGATTGCCCGGTGGGTACCGTGCGTTCCCGAATATTCCGGGCACGGGAAGCAATCGATAAAGAAATTGCTCCGTTTATACAATAG
- a CDS encoding MucB/RseB C-terminal domain-containing protein produces MSDHQQETISALMDNEVSELELRSLLKRLPEDQQSGEQWQRYHLASSVLRQDESPVVMDISNSVMAALDDEPTYTMKPGADTTAARTIGWREYLLKPVASMAMAASVTAVVILGAQQYNVGTVEDGLAQSTPNTGFILPSTTSTSDVLPAQFGDRTVNTAEGEPDVIRLNQSLTKYIKQHETLVAADASSWQPKWVPEGYSPVKNGRTSTAEVAVFSNGKNAFTVCVEELKQQASLEGVTRVGDVVAVGKAQDDRFITVVGDVPLTVADRIANSVKAKD; encoded by the coding sequence ATGAGTGATCATCAGCAAGAGACTATCTCTGCTTTGATGGATAATGAAGTCAGCGAGCTGGAATTAAGAAGTTTGCTGAAACGGCTGCCAGAAGATCAGCAGTCCGGTGAACAATGGCAACGTTACCATTTGGCGAGTTCTGTTTTGAGGCAGGATGAGTCCCCGGTTGTTATGGATATCAGCAATTCCGTTATGGCCGCATTGGATGATGAGCCGACTTATACAATGAAACCTGGTGCTGACACTACAGCCGCCAGAACGATTGGTTGGCGAGAATATTTGCTGAAGCCGGTTGCAAGTATGGCAATGGCAGCTTCTGTAACTGCTGTGGTTATTCTTGGCGCCCAGCAGTATAACGTCGGTACTGTTGAAGACGGTTTGGCTCAGAGTACGCCTAATACCGGCTTTATTCTGCCGAGCACAACGTCTACTTCGGATGTGTTGCCGGCACAGTTTGGCGATCGTACGGTTAACACTGCTGAAGGTGAGCCGGATGTTATTCGTTTGAACCAAAGCCTGACTAAGTATATTAAGCAGCATGAAACACTGGTTGCTGCAGATGCTTCTTCCTGGCAGCCGAAGTGGGTACCAGAAGGTTATTCTCCGGTGAAGAACGGACGTACTTCTACAGCTGAAGTTGCTGTGTTCTCAAACGGTAAGAACGCTTTTACCGTATGTGTTGAAGAGCTTAAACAGCAGGCTTCTCTGGAAGGCGTAACGCGGGTCGGTGATGTTGTTGCCGTCGGTAAAGCTCAGGATGACCGTTTCATCACTGTTGTGGGTGATGTACCTTTAACTGTTGCGGATCGTATTGCGAATTCAGTTAAAGCAAAAGACTGA
- a CDS encoding SoxR reducing system RseC family protein yields the protein MIEEVGRVISVEKDNLVVETIKQSSCSTCSAQKNCGQSLLAKIGDGRKLQIAVDNPDHLKVKLDDQVVLGVEESTFLSASLLIYLLPLVAMFVLAFVAQTAALSEPVVILSALAGLLVGFLAVRLIGRRFGKNCRFQPVLLRVVTHT from the coding sequence ATGATTGAAGAAGTTGGCCGGGTTATCTCCGTTGAAAAAGATAACCTGGTAGTAGAAACGATTAAACAGAGCAGTTGCTCTACCTGTAGTGCGCAAAAAAATTGTGGACAGAGCCTGTTGGCGAAGATAGGTGATGGTCGAAAATTACAAATTGCTGTCGATAACCCTGATCATCTTAAAGTTAAGTTGGATGATCAGGTTGTGCTGGGTGTCGAAGAAAGCACCTTTCTCAGCGCATCTTTACTGATTTATTTATTACCTTTAGTGGCAATGTTTGTGTTGGCTTTTGTTGCACAGACAGCTGCTCTCTCAGAACCTGTTGTTATTCTTAGTGCGCTGGCAGGATTGCTGGTGGGGTTTCTTGCGGTTCGGCTAATTGGCCGGCGCTTTGGCAAAAACTGTCGCTTCCAGCCTGTGTTATTACGCGTTGTTACTCATACTTAA
- a CDS encoding DegQ family serine endoprotease yields the protein MKSLHKLVSFIVLFIIITPAQAALPEFRDLVKKASPAVVNISTTQVQSQRQSNFPEFEGPNGEQIPEIFRHFFRLPPGSEGSQPRRQTPQSLGSGFIISDDGYILTNHHVIKDADEVIVRLNDRRQLDAIVVGSDERSDVALLKIDASNLPTVPMGNSDKAEVGEWVLAIGSPFGFDYSVTAGIISATDRSLSNGTYVPFIQTDVAINPGNSGGPLFNLDGEVIGINSQIYTRSGGFMGLSFAIPMNVAMDVVEQLKASGEVQRGWLGVVIQEVSRDLAESFGLDKPEGALVAKVLPGSPAEAAGLMEGDVIYSFDGMPINRSSDLPHHVGRVKPNSDAVVSVIRNGSRKNIDVTIGVLDEGAMVMNTGAPKSNKPAVNRLNIEIGELDQQIKDRWSVTSGVIVRRVDAGAGADAGLLPGDVITILNGQRIDSVRQFDGIVSGLPIGKAVPMRIVRRGSPMFIPLKLN from the coding sequence ATGAAATCATTACATAAGCTCGTCAGCTTTATAGTTCTGTTCATCATTATTACGCCGGCACAAGCGGCCTTACCTGAGTTCAGAGACTTAGTGAAAAAAGCCTCACCGGCAGTGGTGAACATTAGTACTACTCAGGTGCAATCACAGCGACAAAGTAATTTCCCTGAATTTGAAGGTCCAAACGGTGAGCAGATACCGGAAATATTCCGGCATTTTTTCCGTTTACCTCCGGGTAGTGAGGGTTCTCAGCCGCGTCGTCAGACTCCTCAGTCACTGGGATCGGGTTTTATTATCTCGGATGACGGCTACATTCTTACCAATCACCATGTGATTAAAGATGCAGATGAAGTCATTGTGCGTCTTAATGACCGTCGTCAGTTAGATGCAATAGTGGTCGGCTCGGATGAACGCTCGGATGTCGCGTTACTTAAAATAGATGCCAGCAATTTACCTACCGTGCCAATGGGGAACTCAGATAAAGCTGAAGTAGGTGAATGGGTATTAGCTATTGGTTCGCCGTTCGGCTTTGATTACTCGGTAACGGCAGGAATTATCAGTGCAACTGACCGTAGTTTGTCGAATGGAACCTATGTACCTTTTATTCAGACGGATGTAGCGATTAACCCAGGTAACTCCGGTGGTCCATTGTTTAATCTGGATGGCGAAGTTATAGGTATTAATTCACAGATTTATACCCGTTCAGGCGGTTTTATGGGGCTTTCATTTGCGATCCCAATGAATGTTGCAATGGATGTGGTTGAGCAACTAAAAGCCAGTGGTGAAGTGCAGCGTGGCTGGTTGGGCGTTGTTATCCAGGAAGTAAGTCGTGATTTAGCTGAGTCATTTGGTCTGGATAAGCCTGAAGGCGCACTGGTTGCAAAAGTATTACCGGGAAGTCCTGCTGAAGCAGCAGGTCTTATGGAAGGGGATGTTATTTATAGCTTTGATGGCATGCCCATCAACCGTTCCAGTGACTTGCCTCATCATGTTGGCAGAGTGAAGCCAAATTCTGATGCCGTGGTGAGTGTGATTCGCAATGGTAGTCGTAAAAACATAGATGTCACAATTGGTGTGTTGGATGAAGGCGCTATGGTGATGAATACGGGTGCTCCAAAGAGTAATAAGCCTGCTGTAAATCGTTTGAATATAGAAATTGGCGAACTGGATCAGCAAATTAAAGATCGCTGGAGTGTTACATCAGGCGTGATTGTGCGTCGGGTTGATGCCGGAGCAGGTGCTGATGCAGGCCTCTTGCCTGGTGATGTTATTACTATATTGAATGGTCAGCGAATTGACTCTGTTCGTCAGTTTGACGGGATCGTCTCAGGTTTACCGATAGGAAAGGCAGTGCCAATGCGTATTGTGAGGCGGGGAAGTCCAATGTTTATTCCGCTTAAACTTAATTAA
- the lepA gene encoding translation elongation factor 4, which translates to MSKLDHIRNFSIIAHIDHGKSTLADRFIQTCGGLSEREMAAQVLDSMDIERERGITIKAQSVTLNYTAKNGETYQLNFIDTPGHVDFSYEVSRSLASCEGALLVVDAAQGVEAQSVANCYTALEQGLEVLPVLNKMDLPQAEPDRVRLEIEEVIGIDASNAVACSAKSGLGIDDVLEALVEAIPAPEGSVDAPLQALIIDSWFDNYLGVVSLVRVKQGVLRKKDKIVIKSTGQVQGVDSVGIFTPKRVETGELKAGEVGFVVAGIKDIHGAPVGDTITHSKTPEVESLPGFQKVQPQVYAGLFPTSSDDYEDFREALDKLTLNDASLFFEPESSDALGFGFRCGFLGMLHMEIIQERLEREYNLDLVTTAPTVVYELELNNKDIIHIDSPSKLPDLGSVNEMREPIVEANILVPQDYLGQVIGLCVDKRGVQKQMNFVGNQVQITYELPMAEVVLDFFDRLKSVSRGYASLEYNFVRFEEAKLVRLDILINGEKVDALSVILHKDNAMYRGRMLCEKMKELIPRQMFDVAIQAAIGGKIISRTNVKALRKNVTAKCYGGDVSRKKKLLQKQKEGKKRMKQVGRVEIPQDAFLAVLKVDN; encoded by the coding sequence GTGAGTAAGCTCGATCATATTCGAAATTTTTCAATTATTGCCCATATCGATCATGGTAAATCTACCCTGGCGGATCGTTTTATTCAGACCTGTGGAGGTCTGTCTGAACGTGAGATGGCAGCGCAGGTGCTTGACTCAATGGATATTGAGCGTGAGCGCGGCATTACAATTAAGGCGCAAAGTGTCACGCTGAATTACACCGCGAAAAATGGTGAAACGTATCAGCTGAACTTTATCGATACACCGGGTCATGTGGACTTCAGTTATGAAGTATCCCGTTCACTGGCTTCATGTGAAGGCGCATTACTCGTAGTTGATGCGGCGCAGGGTGTCGAAGCCCAGTCAGTAGCCAATTGCTATACCGCGCTGGAACAGGGGCTGGAAGTATTACCTGTCCTGAATAAAATGGATTTACCTCAGGCCGAACCTGATAGAGTTCGCCTGGAGATTGAAGAAGTTATCGGCATTGATGCGAGTAACGCAGTAGCTTGTAGCGCGAAGAGCGGGTTGGGTATTGATGATGTACTGGAAGCGTTGGTTGAAGCTATTCCTGCACCAGAAGGTAGTGTAGATGCACCGCTTCAGGCTTTGATTATCGACTCCTGGTTTGATAACTATCTTGGTGTTGTATCGCTGGTGCGAGTTAAACAAGGTGTACTTCGTAAGAAAGATAAGATTGTTATTAAGTCTACCGGTCAGGTACAAGGTGTTGACAGCGTAGGTATTTTTACGCCAAAACGGGTTGAGACTGGCGAACTGAAAGCAGGCGAAGTAGGTTTTGTTGTTGCTGGTATTAAAGACATTCACGGTGCGCCTGTGGGTGACACCATTACGCATTCAAAAACGCCTGAAGTAGAAAGTCTGCCGGGTTTCCAGAAGGTACAGCCGCAAGTTTATGCCGGTTTGTTCCCTACCAGTTCTGATGATTATGAAGATTTCCGTGAAGCGCTGGATAAACTGACGCTGAACGACGCATCTTTATTCTTTGAGCCTGAATCATCTGATGCACTTGGCTTTGGTTTCCGTTGTGGTTTCCTGGGTATGCTGCATATGGAAATTATTCAGGAGCGCCTGGAGCGAGAATATAACCTTGATCTGGTTACTACTGCGCCGACAGTAGTTTACGAGTTGGAGCTGAATAATAAAGATATTATTCATATCGACAGTCCGTCCAAGTTACCTGATCTTGGCTCTGTTAATGAAATGCGTGAGCCTATCGTTGAAGCAAACATTCTGGTGCCACAAGACTATCTGGGTCAGGTCATTGGTTTGTGTGTCGATAAGCGTGGCGTTCAGAAACAAATGAATTTTGTCGGTAATCAGGTACAGATTACTTACGAATTGCCAATGGCTGAAGTGGTACTGGATTTCTTCGATCGTTTGAAATCAGTTAGCCGTGGCTACGCATCCCTGGAATACAACTTCGTACGTTTTGAAGAAGCAAAACTGGTACGTTTGGATATTCTGATCAACGGTGAGAAGGTAGATGCTCTGTCCGTTATTCTTCACAAAGATAATGCCATGTACCGTGGCCGTATGTTGTGTGAAAAGATGAAAGAACTGATTCCGCGTCAGATGTTTGATGTTGCGATTCAGGCGGCTATTGGTGGCAAAATAATTTCCCGAACCAACGTTAAGGCGCTGCGTAAAAACGTAACCGCTAAGTGTTACGGTGGTGATGTTAGCCGGAAGAAGAAACTGCTGCAGAAGCAGAAAGAAGGTAAGAAACGAATGAAGCAGGTTGGTCGTGTTGAGATTCCTCAGGACGCATTCCTGGCGGTATTAAAAGTAGATAACTAG
- the lepB gene encoding signal peptidase I: MDFDFALVLVSLTFLALLGWVYDRVKLSANRRQRIAVAATQAEENGLTLSDDMLDGLNKENPLIDTARSLFPVLFVVLILRSFLVEPFQIPSGSMLPTLKIGDFILVNKWEYGFRLPVLGTKVIPVGDPQRGDVVVFKYPKQPTVNYIKRVVGLPGDHIEYVNKVLYVNGEAQKLDVLAQIPPARPTRELMTEQLGTVKHEIYRDLLPSPQPRQTEWDVPEGHYFMVGDNRDNSNDSRYWGFVPDELLVGKAFSVWMHWNSFFSIPSFGDARMIK; this comes from the coding sequence ATGGACTTTGATTTTGCACTGGTGCTGGTATCGCTAACCTTTCTTGCTTTGCTGGGCTGGGTATATGACCGGGTAAAGCTGTCTGCGAACCGCCGTCAGAGGATAGCCGTTGCAGCGACCCAGGCAGAAGAGAATGGCTTAACGCTTTCAGATGATATGCTGGATGGTCTGAATAAAGAAAATCCGCTGATTGATACTGCCCGTTCATTATTTCCGGTGTTATTTGTCGTTTTGATTTTACGGTCTTTTCTGGTTGAACCGTTCCAGATTCCATCCGGATCAATGTTGCCTACTTTGAAAATTGGTGACTTTATCCTGGTGAATAAATGGGAATACGGTTTCCGTTTACCGGTTCTGGGCACTAAAGTTATTCCTGTTGGGGATCCTCAGCGTGGCGATGTAGTGGTGTTTAAATACCCGAAACAGCCTACCGTTAATTACATTAAACGTGTTGTCGGTTTGCCTGGCGACCACATTGAGTATGTCAACAAAGTGCTATACGTTAATGGCGAGGCTCAGAAGTTAGATGTGTTAGCTCAGATACCGCCTGCAAGGCCAACAAGAGAGCTGATGACGGAGCAGTTAGGTACAGTTAAACATGAGATTTATCGTGACTTGTTACCTTCTCCGCAACCTCGTCAAACCGAATGGGATGTACCGGAAGGGCATTACTTCATGGTTGGGGATAACCGCGACAACAGTAACGACAGCCGTTACTGGGGCTTTGTTCCTGATGAGTTGTTGGTGGGTAAAGCGTTTTCGGTGTGGATGCACTGGAACTCTTTCTTCTCCATACCAAGTTTTGGCGATGCCAGGATGATTAAGTAA
- a CDS encoding DUF4845 domain-containing protein, producing the protein MRRQQRGASFFSTMMILMVIGIFAAVGLKLYPVYFDHYLINSTVVELTENKSDIAKSNREIRILLSKRFRINQVKLPSEEALKLERDAGVLTITLNYQVEVPMFYNVAALVKFDEKYEVIPR; encoded by the coding sequence ATGAGACGACAACAGCGTGGAGCATCTTTTTTTTCCACAATGATGATTTTGATGGTGATCGGTATTTTTGCTGCGGTGGGCCTGAAGCTTTATCCGGTATATTTTGATCACTATCTTATTAATTCTACTGTTGTTGAGCTGACTGAAAATAAGTCAGATATTGCTAAATCGAATCGTGAGATTCGAATTTTGTTGTCTAAGCGTTTTCGTATTAACCAGGTTAAGTTGCCTTCTGAAGAAGCGCTTAAACTGGAGCGGGACGCTGGTGTATTAACTATTACACTGAATTACCAGGTCGAAGTGCCAATGTTTTATAATGTTGCTGCTTTGGTAAAGTTTGATGAGAAGTATGAAGTGATTCCCCGTTGA
- the rnc gene encoding ribonuclease III, producing the protein MIKSVTELARKLDYTFKDESLAELAVTHRSHGKRNNERLEFLGDSILNFVIAEALFRRFPEAKEGQLSRLRAQLVKGETLAEIAREMKLGDYLKLGSGELKSGGFRRDSILADAVEAIIGAIYLDSDMEVCRGYVLDWYKARLEQTNLQNTQKDSKTRLQEFLQSRRVALPEYELMSVEGEAHQQTFYIRCTVSLLEKPTEGVGNSRRQAEQEAARQALIELKVDVA; encoded by the coding sequence ATTATTAAGTCTGTCACTGAGTTAGCCCGTAAGCTTGATTACACTTTTAAAGATGAAAGTCTGGCAGAGCTGGCCGTAACCCACCGTAGCCATGGAAAGCGCAATAATGAGCGTTTGGAATTTCTTGGCGATTCTATTCTGAATTTCGTAATTGCTGAGGCGCTGTTTAGGCGCTTTCCTGAAGCAAAGGAAGGTCAGCTTAGCCGTCTTCGTGCGCAACTTGTTAAAGGCGAAACCCTTGCGGAAATTGCCCGTGAAATGAAGCTTGGAGATTATCTCAAGCTCGGCTCGGGTGAACTGAAAAGTGGTGGTTTCAGGCGCGATTCAATATTGGCGGATGCGGTTGAAGCTATTATCGGTGCGATTTATTTAGACAGCGATATGGAAGTCTGCCGCGGCTATGTACTTGATTGGTACAAAGCGCGTCTTGAGCAAACCAATTTACAGAATACCCAGAAAGATTCTAAAACCCGTTTGCAGGAGTTTTTACAGTCCCGCCGGGTTGCTTTACCTGAATATGAACTGATGTCAGTTGAAGGTGAGGCGCATCAGCAGACTTTTTATATTCGCTGTACTGTGAGTTTACTGGAGAAGCCAACCGAAGGTGTTGGTAACAGTCGTCGTCAGGCTGAACAAGAAGCAGCACGTCAGGCGCTGATAGAACTGAAGGTAGATGTAGCATGA
- the era gene encoding GTPase Era: MSRDLSYMLAEPNDNQHCGFVAIVGRPNVGKSTLLNYILGQKLSITSRKPQTTRHQISGIKTEGDIQVVYVDTPGLHKDQDKAINRYMNKAASSALRDVDAVIFIIDRTAWTEEDQIVFDKVQGAKCPVILAVNKIDQLEDKESLLPHLAVLSEKMDFHEIIPISAEKGTNVDRLESAINAQMPKSMHFYPEDQITDRSSRFLAAELVREKLMRNLGDEVPYGTTVEIEEFGRNERGILNIHALILVEREGQKRIVIGDKGAKIKGIGRDARIDMEDMFETKVMLNLWVKVRSNWSDDERALRSLGYNDLD; encoded by the coding sequence ATGAGTCGTGATTTGAGTTATATGCTGGCTGAGCCGAATGATAATCAGCACTGCGGTTTTGTGGCCATTGTTGGTCGGCCCAATGTCGGTAAATCTACCCTGCTAAATTATATTCTTGGTCAGAAGTTAAGTATTACTTCCCGGAAACCACAGACGACCCGTCATCAGATTTCAGGTATCAAGACTGAAGGTGATATTCAGGTTGTCTATGTAGATACACCGGGCTTACATAAAGATCAGGATAAAGCGATTAATCGCTATATGAATAAAGCCGCGAGTTCAGCATTGAGAGATGTGGACGCGGTTATCTTTATTATTGACCGTACTGCCTGGACAGAAGAAGATCAGATTGTATTTGATAAGGTTCAGGGGGCGAAGTGTCCGGTTATTCTGGCTGTGAATAAGATTGATCAGCTGGAAGATAAAGAGTCTTTATTACCGCATCTGGCTGTGTTGTCAGAAAAGATGGATTTCCACGAAATTATTCCAATTTCTGCAGAAAAAGGCACGAACGTTGACCGTCTTGAGTCGGCGATTAATGCTCAGATGCCTAAGAGTATGCACTTTTATCCAGAAGATCAGATTACTGACCGTAGTTCGCGCTTTTTAGCGGCGGAGTTAGTGCGTGAAAAACTGATGCGAAATCTGGGTGATGAAGTGCCTTATGGTACGACAGTTGAAATTGAAGAGTTTGGTAGAAATGAACGCGGCATACTCAACATTCATGCCCTGATTCTGGTTGAGCGGGAAGGTCAGAAGCGTATCGTTATTGGCGATAAGGGCGCCAAGATTAAAGGTATTGGCCGGGATGCCCGTATTGATATGGAAGACATGTTTGAAACTAAGGTTATGTTAAACCTTTGGGTCAAAGTACGCTCTAACTGGTCTGATGATGAGCGCGCCTTGCGCAGTCTTGGTTATAACGATCTGGACTGA